From the Anopheles stephensi strain Indian chromosome X, UCI_ANSTEP_V1.0, whole genome shotgun sequence genome, the window GTCAAGTATCGATACATGCGCAGTATTGTCATCATCATGGAGAGTTGCATGCTGACTGTTGTCGAGTTCATATAAAACATCAAAATTGCTGGAGGTCCATTTTCGGAGAATGAATCCTCCTCTTACTAGCAATTGAGTTGCTTCAGTATACAGTTTTTTGACATCATCGATTGAATCGGCTCCCGAGATAAAATCATCTACGCAAAAATCGTCTTGTTTTGCACCGGCCTATAGAAATTCGTGTCCATGGTCACAGATGATTTGTTTTAAGGTTCGGACTGCAAGAAATGGCGCTGGTGCTGTTCCGTATGTAACTTTATTTAGTTCATACACTTGGATGGGCTGATCAGGAGATTCTCTCCACAAGATCCTTTGCAACGATCGATCTTCAGGATGAAccaacacctgccgttactttttttctaaatCTGCGGTGGCAGCTATCATATGAGTTCGAAAGCGCAGGAAAATGTAAAAAGATTCTTGTTGAATACCTGGCCCAATTACTAAAGCATCATAAAGCGAATATCCTGAAGTGGTTTTGGCCGACGCATCAAACACCACCCTGCATTTTGTCGTAGTAGTTTCTGCCTTAAATACTGGATGATGTGGAATGTAGTACTCTAGCGATGGTAACTCAGCTTTATTTTTCATGTGAcccaactgttcgtattcATTCATGAATTGGACATACGCCGCACGAGTGAGTAGTTTGGTCTTTGTTATGTTTAGAATGTGATTTTGCGTTGCATATTTCTAGAAATTCACATTTAGGTTTTAGAATGTTGATTGCTTCATCAAGATCAGGAAACACTCCTTGAAATAATGTTATCTCCCAAAGTTTCCGTGTGTCGGGGCCGAATCGAGAGATTAAGAAATGGTTGATGATAAATTTGCTCAAACCATCTGCTGGCATATTCATATTCTTCAACCCGTTGCATGTTAAGCactacggccaggccgttttttatgaataataaaagcCTGTTCCACGTTTAACGAGTGATCTCAACTCCTTTAATGAGTTTAAAAGCCCTTTGTATGTTCATCAACTGTAACTCGCGGGTTATTGAAACGTATTTCGACGAATTGCCACGCTGGAATGTTTTGCTTGTCATCAAGCTGCTATTTAGAGTACCTGCTGTTGAACCCACCAAAGCTTTATCCAAATGATGGATTTTAACCGCATCATTGACgctgcttttttattgtatcAAGCAAGATGGCTTTGaattttggaaaattttcatAAGTTCCGTTAAATATTGGTAATGATGCCAGCAGCGGATTCTGTTGAACTATAATCAGTATGTGCTGTGTTTGAACTGCTTCTGTAGATGctttctttgctgctgctgtagatGCTGTGAATATGATGGTAGTCGCGTTCGCAGTTCATGTCTTCCTGCGTTTAAGTACCTTCCCCAAACAACATTTCTTGCAGATCGTCATACGtcagtcgattccatgagaGATAAaatctcccaggatcaaaagcggtccaggcaagaccgttgctaaatttccaagatcctctttgaacttttcaattttcgcCCTTTCAttgttggctatcggggggatataaatacGAGTTTCCGAATAtaaattgtcacgtgaagaacgcccattTTTGCCCCGATTGCGAtggtttctatcatttcttatTACCCctaggtattctggtgaaagtgtgactcttttgAACGCCAATCGATCAgaatccaaacggaccatcatacttaagcatggccattgagccagccactgtttgatcatccccttcaggaaaggaagggtccaagtagcgatcatatgcagatgctgcgggaggttaagggtcaagaggaggcactcaaggatctcggaaagggacggagtagggatcctcgggaagcccttAGGCTcagtcggaaaagccaggctttccaccggagctttGGTCCGAGAAGATTACTTCTTCTTGAGCTGCTTTCTGGCAATTTGCCAAAGGTTTATTCTTGGTTTTTAATACCTTCCGTTATACTTTTTTATTCGATATTCTCGCTGTCTTTACTGGTCTCAATGGCACCTGTTCGGGTGCAGCCGGGTTAGcatcgccatttgcagctgtaCCTAAGATCTCAAAGGGGTTCGTTGAGTTAGCCTccttgagagcatcgctgtacgagccgcgtgccctCTCGGCTACAGTTTTCGTCTGCTCCCTTTGGAGTTTtcggtacacagggcacaaggctacctcatgccactcctcccgacaatgcgagcatttctgGGACGGGGTTTGTTATCGGTAACCGGCACCTCAATGGGACCTGTTCGGGTGCAGCCGGGTTAGcatcgccatttgcagccgtgttatccagcactgcaaaggggttcgTTGAGTTAGCCTccttgagagcatcgctgtacgagccgcgtgccctCTCGGCTACAGTTTTCGTCTGCTCCCTTTGGAGTTTTCGGTACACAGGACACAATacaacctcatgccactcctcccgacaatgcgagcatttctgGGACGGGGTTTGCACttctcggtagcgtgagctcctctgcattttccgcggCAATTCTTGCGAATTCTTGCAATTCTTGCGAAACGTATCGGCAtgcccaatccggctgcactttaTACAGGttgccacccttggcacgtatggccggttgatgggtatccggaggccttctaggatgagggcctgcaaaagtaccgttccctcaaacgtgatccggattGAGGAGGTTGAGACATACTTTTTCTCGTCCTTCGACGAGGAGTCTTACTTGAAGAGCTTTTTGGCTTCAAGCACTTTAACCCTTTAGGTGTCTGGTGCTAGAAAAGCTCCCACCtcaaagttcaaaatttcctcctccAGGTAATCGAAGTCCTCGatcacgccggtcacttcaactAGACTACCAGGGatgtaaacccggtagtgctccgtaaaatctgaatcagccgcaatgacgttggcttgagcccggtcctttgcggtgaccctgatcttgttcgggcgcatccgaaacacatcagcaacgcctgggtatttttttaaataaatagcgGCTATAGTAGAGCCTCTATAGTGTCTATAGTAGAGCCGGACACAACGGTAGTTTTTaaaagaggggaaaaaactcaccataaGGAACcgatgcacaaataaacacacgcaccacacacactcactacCAATGTCGATCGATAAGACCACGCTGCGTTGATACGctcgcttatcgcaacgatctcCAGGTACACACACTCTCAACACTAGACACAAACGTCGATCAGGGCTAAGCGCCAGTCGATCGAacacacaaactccgagcgaatgcTGGTAAAAGACGTAGACAACGATTAGCACGCTATGCGTAATCTCGTTGACTACGCAATCGCACTCTCGAGAAATGACCACTACCTGCCTTTAGAAACAAAATCGTAGAAGCGTTTCCAAGCAATAACCATCCTCtcgctacggaagctggaggcagactgtACTCCACGATGTTAGTAATATAGGAAAAAGGAGGTAAGATGATATTCTTTACTTtataatttttgttgtttttttttcttgaataCGTTTTAAGTATGTTCTAGGGATGGGCGCTCCGGTTCGGAAtcacgattccgatccgatccagcatataaatgagtccgatccgatccgaaagaacgattccgaccagttctggaatcgttttgattccggactcgttttgattccggaatcaTTTTGGTTCCGGACTCATTTTTGACTCCGCGCTCCGGATTCCCGTTCTGCAGCAAATGTATGTGTCGTGCACACTGTCCTGCGTTACCTCCTCTCTTCTTTGCCTTTGCCAGACGGTTGCTTGGTGGCATTATTTCCGGGTAGTATTTTGGAGGCGACGGgggtttcctcttcttttttttatttcacttattgtgtttctttttcttttaacagCGGCTGCTTACTCGTCGATGGTTTTGcacatcttctttttctattcttGCTCGGTAAACgttacaattttttcttctattttgtaATAGCGCACCAACACATACATGCGCACACCGCTTTGCAGTACATTCGTTACAGATTGTTTTACAGGATAGTCTGGCCGTGTTAAATTTGTTTGGGTACATAAACCTTTAAAAGATTTTGATCATGAAACTTTAAcctttgcattttaaattcTTAACCTGTGCCGATTTGTTTTAATGAGATATGAGCAGTTTTCTCCcagtcttcttcttttttttatagcGCCGCATTGTTATTGTTCTGTTTTAAAGCATCTTTAGCACCGGACTGTTAaaatttagcttttttttctcgtttgcaATGTTTCCTGACATAAATGTAAAATTCATATTCAtgttaatattaaattaatatcatCCTTCGAATGATGATTGGAATTTGTCTCAAAGTGAATAAAGTCTCTTATAcctaaaaactttttttttattataatttttttccgGAATCGAGAATCGAGCGTCATCAATAGGAGTCGGAAACATATTAAACGGGTGAATAGAAATCATATGCATGAGCAATAAAATGGCATGAACTTAAAATCATTTGAGGGTGTGAGTTTATACACCCAAACAAATTTACCAAATTTGAGTAAGCAGCCGCtgcgaaatgaaaaagaaacacagtaagtgaaataaaaaaaagaagaggaaacccCCGTTGCCTCCAAAATTTTACCATGCCATACTTCTAGACATTTTTTACACTTGTTTGCACAACTTTTAGCAATCGAATGACATATCAATCATTTCGATATGTCAACTCAACCCTGAGATATAAACCCAAAGGCCAGGTGTCAAATTTAGCCCGCACACCCTgtatacaataaaataaacctaTTTATCAAACTTTAAAAACCACACaattttttaatagttttggacatccgctctttctatttttctagtcgaaaaaaagtttttagGGTCAAATTTCTTTTTTGACTTTACTTATGTAAGATGTAAAGGAAACGAACAACCaaatagttttattaatggATAATGTACAAGAACCCGATTGTCTTCGACGCGTGCCATACCACCCACGTTTGACGTTTCTGTTCATGTTGCCGTTGTCGCTGTCAACCTACTGtcattttaatatttctttcGGGGGGTAGCCCTCACATCCTACACGGCCTTTCCTGATATCACTTCCGACTCAGAAGTGTCCACGGTTTAATACAACTTCCTGCTGTTAATGTCTTCTAAGGTTCTTCGTTTTCGTCATCTAACTTCTTCACTTCATAGCGATCGTTTCTTAAAAACGTGATCTAATATGGCCCATAGTATCGCGGCTTAAACTTTTGCCCTACCCCGTACTGTGTTTTCGGAACTGCCACTAGATCTTCCACGCGATATTCTTTTGTCGGTCTTTTACGCAGATTATAATACTAAGGATTCTCTTCCTGCGTTTTCTCGATTCTTCACTTCGCCACCATGCGTAATTCGTTTCGTCGTTCAACGAAGTCGTCTTGGATCTCCCGTGACAACATCTCGTGCGATACAGCATCTACTTTACAGCATAGACATACTTTCGTTTGGCACTAGGTAGAAAAACACTTCACGACATTGATTACAATCGATGCGCATGTCTACTTTGAATACACCTTTTGTCTCGAATTCGTTTCCACCGAATCCTCTGAATTTCATCGTGGTATTGTATAGGCAAGGTTTTCCGATCTTTTCATATGTGCAATGCGTCGTTAGATTCAACGGACTACCGgtatcaaacaaacaatctaCGAAGATCAGTCCTTTCTTCACCGGAATCTTCGTTCCAAACGATCCTGTTTGCATGTTAGATGACAGTTTCTTCGTAGATCTGTCCTGCACTTTGTCCACACTTGCAAACGGTTGCACACCAAAGTTTTATTCTTTGCTGTTCGCACACATAACCACACTTTTACGGGTTTGACCATCCTTGCCACATTCGTGTGCTCGAAGTTACGGTACGTTGCAGTTACCCGAAATCTGCTAGGGCACTTCACGAAAACACCACTCGAAAACCAGCGCATGCAACGGACATCGACACCGCCTACACGTGGCCCGCTGACTCGACAGAACGCGCAGCATCGATGGGAACCGCGCAATCAGCAGAAGCAACGATCGACAAATTTGGCGAAATTAAAGACAACAGCGAACGTCGCAAATCAGTTCTTCCTACGCGTCCGACCAGTATAGTCGTAACTAATAAAATCGCCCCTTTTTTAAAACTATACTCGAGCGGGATTTTTGTAACTTCGATGCCCGAATGTATCGCACTTAAAACACTTTGGTCCACTATATTATGCTTCACTAATTATTCACTTTTGTCTTTAATGTAAACTTATCCGTGTCCTTTGCTCGTTCCCGGACGAGGGGTAAGATGTAGAGGGAACGAACATGGGGGTAAGATGTAGAGGAAACGAACAACCGGATAGTTTTTTAATGGATATTGTACAAGAACCGTTCgaccttctttcttcttcgccgCGCGCGATACCACTCTCGTTTGATGTTTCCGTCCATGTGGCCGCTGTTGCTGTCAACCTACTGTCACTTTGGCATTTCTTTCGGGGGGTAGCCGTCACATCCTATTTTGAGGATGTCACAAAATTTTTGaggatgcttttgccaaagtttttttttattataaattgtAGAAAAATCAAAAGCACTCTGTAGCGTCCGTTGTAAGTCGTAAAACAATTACCGATACCAGCGACCGCTGTGCTGAGCGCACAACCTGGCATTTGTCAGACAGGGTttcggtagcaaaaaaaaaatcgttcattCTCATTGCGGCTTCACTTTGTTCAGTTCGGTCCAATAAACTTTGACGAAATCATAAGTTGAAAAAGTAGTACCTATTTTGTGCATAGGGTGCTAAAACTGGTGATCCCGACGTGATTCGCCAAAGCATATTATTTCATTAGGCATATTAACGCCTCACGCGTTCTAATCGCTTCACGCTTCGTCTTCGAAGTTCTGCGCAATGACGATATAGCAGTGCAGTGTTTGCGTGTTAATGCGAACGTGTCCGAACGTGGTACCGGTATCCAGCTTAAATCGACACCGAGAGAAAATCGATACTCCAAAAGGCTCCGAGCCTCTGCCGCGCCGAGTGCATCGAGTGCGAACGTAGTAGAGGTGTTTCCCGCTAGCTCCGCGTGTGCGATCCTCCTCGAAAGGCATCACTGATTCTCAGGGAAAGTGCAACGTACCGACGCCGTGAAAGTGCTATTACATCATCCACGGAGCGCCCGTACTCTAAGCGAACCGTCGAAGGTACCGTTCCCTGTGAAACAACGACTACTACGCCTAGGTTATTACGCCTTGTGGGCTACCAAGAGCCGATTCCCTGGTGTGCGTTACCATCAGCGCACGAATCGAAAAGCAAGACAACGACGCCGGATCGCGCGCGCAAATTGTACACAaaaagccgccatcgcgattGCGCTCGCTCACCGTAGACTGCCATAATCGGGATATCGCTCGCTTACCGTAAGCCGCCGCCATCAACGTGCTCACCACGTTTTTTGGTGTAAGTCATCCCCGGCTTTTATCCTGCGTTCAGTGATCTTTCCGCAACGTACCTCACCGCATCGCCGTCTTTAATTTCCTCGTGGTACGGATCACAGTCATCCCTGGTTACCCAGGAAAAGTGTGAGCTGCTGGGGTCATCACCATCGTGCCCGTGGAGTGTTTTTGCCAACCCCGGAGCCGAACGTGCAACCGGTCGCAAGGTGAATCCGCCATTTTCCGCTTCCCCGTGTTCGCCGCCGCCTTACTCAACGCGAAGACAACCGCAAGGATCGTGCCACGACTAAGAAAAGATCCACCCTTTTTTACTACTAACCTCAGCGAAAAAATGCTGCATAGTCCGAAAAGTCTTGGTGAGTCGGCGCCGGTGGTAAATCTAGCGGTATCTGCGAGCCCTGCTGTCGCTACATCTGCTTCATCACCTTTGTACCTCGACCCTTCTTCCTCGTGTGATGCTTCTACCGCAAGGCCCGAATTTCAAGTAGAGACCTTAAACGCCATGCAGATCAAACCACCCGAGCTGGACACCGCCGACGTATTTTTTCGCTTTGGAAAACTGGTTTGACGCTGGAAACATTCCTCAGAATCAGCATGCCCGAGGTTTCAATATCCTTAAAACGCGGATTCCTATCCGGGTCCTTCCCGAGCTACGCCACCTCTTAGGGAACATTCCAACCACTGACCGTTACGAAACCGCAAAAAGGGCCCTCGTACAACATTTCGCAGAGTCGCAGCGAAGCCGTTTACATCGTTTGCTGTCAGAGATGAGCCTCGATAACCGAAAATCCTCACAGTTGCTCGCCGAGATGCGGTGTACCGCAAATGGAGCGATGACGGATTCCATGCTTGTGGACCTGTGGATTGGACGTTTGCCACCCTATGTGCAGTCCTCCGTAATAGCTGCTGCGCCTAACGTGGCGGATAAGGTGCGGGTTGCTGATTCCGTGATGGATTCCTTCGCGTTATACCACCGCACGGGTCCGTACTAAACCGTAGCCGAAGTACGAAATGATAAAATCGAACGTCTCTCGCGCCAGGTAGCCGGACTGAGTCAACTTTGGAAGAGGTGCTGAATCGAACAAACCCCTCAGGTCGTTGGCGACCACGGTCACGCTCTCGTCCACGTCAAGCGAACCGTGCTACTACTCCGGCTGCTAGTGGGCTGTGCTACTACCACGTACGTGTAGAGTTCTTCCATTTATTCGATCATCTCGTCCCGTGGATGCTTACCAACTAACCATCACACATACTACGTTCCTACATCCTTCCACCTGTCCCACGTAAGTTCGAATTATTGTGATCTTCAAACACACCAGAAGGGAAAAAACTATCACTAACACagtactttaaaaaaaaattacttagTGTTGATATCTTAATGGAATTTTAACTAATCTTTTCACTCTTTTGGATGGTGGTGATTCTTTTCCTTGCCATTAAGTACGtggttcttcttccttttcttttatgtTGTCCTCCTTTTCCTTGTTGTCTATATTTTTGAACGAATAGTTTTTATAGTTTCTTACGGGCCATTTCTTCAAGTGAGCTATTGGGCGTCGGTATTTTACACCATTTTCGTTTTGCAAGATTACATCGCTCCCGTTTAATTTGATAACCGTATATCTTTCTGCACAAAACTTGGATTGAATGTGAACTACTGAAAAATCATAGAGTTGTAATCGCAGTGCCCATGCTTTTGGTCGTGACCATGCTCGTTTACTTTCTTGATATTTTCCGTTGAATATATATTCGGGAGTTTTATGGTCcgtgaaaattgtaaaatgttCACTAAACAGATACGGATAAAACCTTTCTACCGCCCAAACAACAGCCAGTGCTTCTCTTTGTGTTTGTGGATACTCACTTTCCGTTTTTGTAAGTCCCTTTGATGCAAAGCTGAGTATTCGTACATTGTCTATCTCTTTGAGTCAAAACAGCTCCAAGACCTACAGGAGATGCGTCAACGTATAATTCCGTGTTAACAGCACTTCCAATCTCCTTTTGCAGATCCTAAAATGCCAATTTCTGTTCGTCTCcaaaatattcttcttctcctcTTAAGAAGCATCTCAATGGCTCAGTTCGAGTGGATAGATGAGTGATGAACTGTCCTATGAAATTAACCAACCCTAAAAAGCTCCTTACTTCTTCTTTAGTTTCAGGTATTCTAAAGATTTGATAGCGGATACTTTATCCTCTGTTGGACATATTCCATCCAAATATGTGCAACAGTTCCGCTTACTTGAAATCCTAAGATTTCTAGTACTTTTACATTAAAGAGACATTTCTCCTTATTAAGTAGGGCATTGTTTTCCTTTAGGGTGACCAACACCTTTGCAAGACGTTCGTTGTGCTCTGCTTGATTTGTTCCCCATACTACTATGTCGTCTATATAAATAATGATGCCTTCGATTTCACTGAGCATTTCGCACATAACTCACTGAAAGATCTCTGGCGCGCAGTTCACTCCAAACATCGAACGCTTAACACGTTCGGCGCCAAGCGCAAATCGGTATAGTTTCCTGCTGTCCCAAGAATCACAGAGCGCAGCACCGATCAATGCAATCGTACAGAACGCGCTTGAGATCTCAATGGCTTTTTTGGATAGAAAGAGACAGCATAGTCGATGTTTCGCTCGTTCTAACAGAAAAAGAGTGAAAGAGTGGataaaaactaaaaaatctgcaaaagacgccaacaataataaaaagttGGGCAAAAACATGCACATTTTGGAGATCCGCACGGAAAACCTGTGCGAAGAATGTGTGTTTCGTGCTACAGGAACAAACGCCAGGATGCGGAACGTGATTatgttaggaaaaaaaaaagactttttATGTAAATTGCCCAAAGTCTCCGCAGATGTGTAAGAATTTTGTTTACCGAAATTCACTCTGGTTTGATGTGAACAgaaatttcaataaataaaaaaaacctaattgaaaaaaatagtttactgcattttttttattcagtaAGAACAGCCATTATtgtgtatttaaattttcgcactcaaacatttaatttgTATTTAACTTGCACAGGAGCGTCACCCATGCGCGTGTTTCTGTTACCTGTACTTGTATACCCGTCACCCATATTTGGGTGACACGGGCCCCTGGGAAACATACCTGTCACCTTACCTGGGTGACGCGGTACTGAACGTGTTGAACCTCATTAAACCCTTCCCCGTCATAAACGTTGTTATTTCTTGTCACTCGGGGTGTAGCTCTACGTGATAATAGGCCGACGTGATGTCCAACTTCGAAAATACCCTTGCTCCTTTAAACTTATTCAGTAGGGTATCAATAAACGGGAGTGGATAGTGTTCCCGTTGTATCGCCAGATTGGGGTACCGCATATTTATGCAAAGGCGAATATCGTCTGCACCCTTAGGAACTACTACCATTGGTGATATCCACTCTGATTGACCAACCACCGGTTCAATGATGTCGGCATCTAACATCTCTTGTAATCTTctatttactttttcttccatAGCCAAtggttattttttattaaggCTACTTTCCTGGGGGCGACGCTTTAGTCGATAGATAATTTTAGTTGTACTTTTGGAAACTTGGGAAATGATTTGATCTCTTTTCCTATATTATTCACCTCTAGTCCTACCTTCAAAGTTTTCAGTTCTTCTGCGGTACGCTTGCATAACagtattacaaaaaaaatcagcataCGTTTTTAGCTTTGTGCCATTGATTGTGATCCATGATTCGAAAAAAGACAACACAGTTAATGGCTTTTGAGAAGCGTATGAAGTAAATTGTCGATCACATTGAAACTTTTTCTTGTACAGCCTTGCATTGCTCTACATTAATTGTTTCCACACGTCTTCTGTAACCGTATTTATCATTGCCCCCGAGTCAATCAAGAATTTCACAGGTGGCGATCAATAAAGCCAGTGATCATTCCATCATCAGCATTTTCCTAAAGTAACaaacatgaaaatttattgGATGTTGATGTATTTTACTTTTACGCATAAATTCCACTAAGTGAGAGCAAGATGCCCGATCTTCATGAAACCGattgttaaatttttgagCATAACAAATTATCTGAGGTGAAATAAATGAAGTGAAactcattttattttactcgtAGGCTTCTCTtgacgaaaagaaaactccaTCTCCGAATCCTCCTTTCTATTGTGCACTACGTTAGTATTTTCACTTCTTTTCCATGTAAATCGGTTCTTCGCTAAACGCCGTTGACTGGCTGTGTATTTTCTAGCAAAATGTCGCACGCACGCTGCTCCTCGTGCTACACACTCTTTCGAATCTCGTTTGTGTTTCCACCAACACCGATTGCAATGCGGTTGAAAATTTTGTTCTTGCACTCCAAATCGTTGGTTTCGTTGCACAAAATATTTCTCCCTTGGCCCCACCTTTTGTTTCACATGTGAAACCTCGGCTGGTTCATATAAGAATCTTTGtgtttattccttttttttaaaaaaaaacctcacggTTTACCGCATAGTTGATGATGGTGTCCAAATTCATCACTCCTTCCAAACCCTTGTCTCTCACTCTTTCATCCCGCGCTCCATCCGTAATCTGCTGCAggatctctttctcttctcgcTCACCAAATTCGCAACATGCTGCCTGTGTGCGTAGCCGCAACACATACCGATTGAAAGGTTCCTCATCTTTTTGACGGATTGAACGGAACAGCTCAAGTTCAACTCGCTCATTTCTTTTCCCCACAAAAAAGGAGTTAAGCCGCTTGACCGCGTTATCGAATTCCGGTACCTCTTGTGGAGCCATCGGGATTTTTAAGGGTCCGGGATAAATTTCCCCTTCCACTGGTGCCAAATGATGGTAAATTCGTTGCAGGCCTCTACCTCCACGAGCCAACATAAACAACAGTTTTTGGTGCTGTGTCTGGAACTGTTGCAGCTCGAGGATACTTTCACATGCGTGGAACCATTCTTCCCATTCCCGTCGTAAGCTGGAGCTATCCACGTGGTCGTTGAAAGGGTCCAAATGGTATAAGTTTGCCTGTGCCATCTGTTACACAAGATTTGAACGTTCCTTTGTAACCTTCTgccgttttattttatttatttctttctttttttacttactGTGCCGAATTTCGGCTTACACTATGAATGTTTTCTCGGATTTTGTTATATTAACCGTATAATGTACTcgttatatatattttttttaatttacccGATTGACTACACTTTAACGACCTTTCTGCACGACTGGACAATTCCTTCTGGAATTTCGTCTCTCCCACTTCTAAAAGACAATACCATTCTCCATATTTGTATTGGTGATAACTTTGTGCTTTGGCCATCAATCCATCACATATTTTCCCCTTCCTCATACCTGTATTGTGCGCTGCAGTATTCAGCTGGTCCCGCATCTTTTGGCACTGATCAGTAAATcttactctttttttttcagcaatggtagtagtagtgccTTGTGTGCATCGGCTCTAAACCAGTCTcacattttccttcttcttccttcgtaATCCTTCTTAAATGAATTGTGCGCTACGGCATTCAGCTGGTTCCGCATCTTTTGACTCTGATCAGTAAAATCACACTCTCTTTTTttcagcagtagtagtagtagtgcctTGTGTGCTTCGGCTCTAAACCGGTCCCACATCTTTTCGTTTTGTATCCTTCATACAGGTATTGTGCGCCTCGGTGTTTAGCCGGCCCCGAATCTTTTCATACATACCAATAAAACGTTCCATCCTTGTACCAACGCCTGTCTTCCTCTCAAGTTTTTCACACCAACGATAATAATTAAATTCATGCCGAACTGTTACCACTTTTTCTCTGTTTGTTCTCCTTCTCACATAAATTTTAACTACCAAAACTgactaataaaaaaatatcgtACCGGCTACGCCAAATTATAGAGTTCTTCTATTTATTCGACCATCTTGTCCCGTGGTTGCTTACCAACTAACTCTCACACATACTACGTTCCTACAGTACGGTATGGCCAGGAA encodes:
- the LOC118513201 gene encoding uncharacterized protein LOC118513201; amino-acid sequence: MSLDNRKSSQLLAEMRCTANGAMTDSMLVDLWIGRLPPYVQSSVIAAAPNVADKVRVADSVMDSFALYHRTGSRTESTLEEVLNRTNPSGRWRPRSRSRPRQANRATTPAASGLCYYHVRVEFFHLFDHLVPWMLTN